One Anastrepha obliqua isolate idAnaObli1 chromosome 6, idAnaObli1_1.0, whole genome shotgun sequence DNA window includes the following coding sequences:
- the LOC129250309 gene encoding ATP-dependent DNA helicase PIF1-like, whose amino-acid sequence MPYRSETEILEDFDNAKEAFVARESRLRETSRHMCQHRERDQQLENAFNQIHAFEILEQPEIINPELEEEELPEKEMSNDQFQRAQNAMNVDQGQLVVLVTESIKKQLNGDMKREKIFVTGGAGTGKTFLFNLLKNHVNRCYGKPVVKVGALTGVAARLIGGTTLHRLLKLPVQKDRVIVSMPLLTGNYLRGMRQLWQNIEFLFIDEISMIPYEMLCMIDSRLRQLKIADACFGGINVILFGDLMQLPPVRGHQVFQQPDHMKPATHLWRQFGLVELKQNMRQQGDTTFIDVLNALRVGEMTSRQLEILLEKVSTDATNEFSIEKALRIYPTNDQVARHNEKVLQSFENKGTVIYTIKAQDQLIDATRNLGNKDLNSVIPNDINKTGGLPKELKIFVGAKVMLRSNIDVSKGLVNGNMGFITEIIWPNFRRDQLYAEDIPSVRIDFGSDGVHMIKPISIQFPAKYSYGTAERRMLPLILSWASTVHKMQGCTVDHAVIYLGSRLFAAGQAYVALSRVRSLDGMRIEELDCSKLTGKTPCNSEALNEMIRLRNDS is encoded by the coding sequence ATGCCTTATCGTTCGGAAACTGAAATACTTGAAGACTTCGATAATGCCAAAGAAGCTTTTGTAGCTCGAGAGAGTCGTTTAAGGGAAACAAGTAGACATATGTGCCAACATCGAGAGCGGGACCAACAGCTTGAAAATGCATTCAATCAGatacatgctttcgaaattttggagCAGCCAGAGATTATAAATCCTGAACTTGAAGAGGAAGAGTTACCAGAGAAAGAAATGAGCAATGATCAATTCCAAAGAGCGCAAAATGCGATGAATGTTGATCAAGGACAATTAGTTGTTCTTGTCACAGAGAGTATTAAGAAGCAACTCAATGGTGATATGAAACGGgagaaaattttcgtaactggtGGAGCAGGCACCGGGAAAACATTCCTCTTTAATCTATTGAAAAACCATGTCAACCGATGTTATGGAAAACCGGTGGTAAAAGTCGGTGCTCTCACTGGAGTTGCAGCACGGTTAATCGGTGGTACAACGCTACACCGGCTGTTAAAACTACCAGTACAAAAAGATCGAGTAATTGTAAGCATGCCACTTCTTACCGGTAATTATTTGAGAGGAATGCGTCAGTTATGGCAAAATATTGAGTTTCTGTTCATAGATGAAATTTCTATGATACCCTATGAGATGCTTTGTATGATCGACTCTCGTTTGCGACAACTGAAAATCGCAGACGCTTGTTTTGGTGGCATAAACGTGATACTCTTTGGAGATCTAATGCAGTTACCACCTGTTAGAGGACATCAAGTTTTTCAACAACCAGATCATATGAAGCCAGCTACACATTTGTGGCGACAGTTCGGTCTGGTTGAACTTAAACAAAACATGCGTCAACAAGGAGACACAACATTTATAGATGTACTTAATGCCCTACGAGTTGGAGAAATGACGTCTAGACAACTTGAAAtccttttggaaaaagtttcaaCGGATGCGACTAATGAATTTTCGATTGAGAAAGCATTAAGAATTTACCCAACGAATGATCAAGTTGCTAGACACAATGAAAAAGTTCTCCagagttttgagaataaagggacagttatttatacaataaaagcACAAGACCAACTTATTGATGCCACTCGTAATTTAGGTAACAAGGACTTAAATTCTGTGATACCTAATGATATTAATAAAACAGGAGGTCTtccgaaagaactgaaaatattcgtAGGGGCTAAAGTGATGTTGAGGTCGAACATTGACGTGTCAAAAGGTTTAGTGAATGGCAATATGGGTTTTATCACTGAAATCATCTGGCCAAATTTTCGCAGAGACCAACTATACGCGGAAGACATCCCGTCCGTCCGTATCGACTTCGGTTCTGATGGTGTGCACATGATTAAACCGATATCGATACAGTTCCCAGCGAAATATAGCTATGGAACTGCTGAGAGACGGATGTTGCCCTTAATCCTGAGTTGGGCTTCGACCGTTCACAAGATGCAAGGTTGTACAGTTGATCATGCAGTCATTTATCTAGGCTCGCGACTGTTTGCTGCTGGACAGGCCTATGTAGCACTTAGTCGTGTAAGATCTTTAGACGGTATGCGGATCGAAGAACTTGATTGCTCTAAGCTAACTGGAAAAACTCCATGCAACAGTGAGGCTTTAAATGAAATGATTAGATTACGAAATGATTCGTaa